In Brassica rapa cultivar Chiifu-401-42 chromosome A06, CAAS_Brap_v3.01, whole genome shotgun sequence, a single window of DNA contains:
- the LOC103874531 gene encoding F-box/LRR-repeat/kelch-repeat protein At1g09650 — protein sequence MARKTKLRRIESVSLPHHVVEIIMERLPVKSLLSFKAVSKQWKSTIESRFFQERQFKNRQQFGDQDVLMVSSTSLRTLVFGSLSSTSSSGKIPWGNETYLVCQSSVDGLVCLYDSHQPGFVVNPTTGWYRPLPLSRLQQLIIDVGYRYFELGHANFEPGFGKDEFTGTHKPVWLYNSFEIGLENATTCEVFDFSTNSWRYVTPSAPCRILGGFPTPVFVDGSLHWFTECEETKVLSFDLHTETFKITSKAPFNASHWDVLLCNLNNRLCVSKMNLSDQVIWSFNSFNKTWDKLWSIDINRTWLSFGFPTVSALSPLAIFVEKEKKKLLFYDRGYNHTLVIHDPETKSYDVALSDESIGYPVCYFPSLISI from the coding sequence ATGGCTAGGAAGACAAAGCTTAGGAGGATAGAATCTGTATCGTTGCCCCACCATGTGGTTGAGATAATCATGGAGAGACTTCCTGTGAAGTCTCTGCTGAGTTTTAAGGCTGTGTCAAAGCAATGGAAATCAACGATCGAATCCCGGTTCTTCCAAGAAAGACAGTTTAAGAATCGTCAACAGTTTGGAGATCAAGATGTTCTCATGGTGTCTTCAACTTCTCTAAGAACACTTGTGTTTGGCTCACTatcatcaacatcatcatcGGGCAAGATCCCTTGGGGAAACGAAACGTACTTAGTTTGTCAGAGCAGCGTTGACGGCCTTGTTTGTCTGTACGATTCTCACCAACCTGGTTTTGTGGTCAACCCCACAACTGGATGGTATCGGCCTCTTCCTCTCTCGAGACTACAACAACTCATAATCGACGTAGGATACCGTTACTTCGAGCTCGGACACGCAAACTTCGAACCTGGGTTCGGTAAAGACGAGTTCACAGGGACGCACAAGCCTGTTTGGCTCTATAACTCTTTCGAAATAGGCTTAGAGAATGCTACGACGTGTGAAGTTTTCGACTTTAGCACCAACTCTTGGAGGTATGTGACACCCTCTGCTCCTTGTCGGATTCTTGGAGGCTTCCCTACTCCTGTGTTTGTAGATGGGTCGCTTCATTGGTTCACAGAGTGCGAAGAAACCAAGGTGTTATCTTTCGACCTTCACACTGAAACTTTTAAAATCACCTCTAAAGCTCCCTTCAATGCAAGTCATTGGGATGTTCTTTTGTGCAACCTCAACAACCGCTTGTGCGTATCCAAGATGAATCTGTCTGACCAAGTTATATGGTCGTTCAATTCATTCAACAAGACATGGGACAAGCTTTGGTCCATAGATATTAATCGAACTTGGCTTTCCTTTGGTTTCCCAACAGTAAGCGCTCTCTCGCCACTAGCAATTTTtgtggagaaggagaagaagaagttgttGTTTTATGATCGTGGTTACAATCATACGCTGGTGATACATGATCCTGAAACCAAATCATATGATGTTGCTCTTTCTGATGAATCCATTGGTTATCCTGTTTGTTATTTTCCAAGTTTAATCTCTATTTGA
- the LOC103874532 gene encoding signal peptidase complex subunit 3B, with protein MHSFGYRGNALLTFAVTILAFMCAIASFSDNFSNQTPSAQIQILNINWFQKQPHGNDEVSLTLNITADLQSLFTWNTKQVFAFVAAEYKTSKNSLNQVSLWDAIIPEKEHAKFWIQISNKYRFIDQGYNLRGKDFNLTLHWHVMPKTGKMFADKIVMSGYRLPDAYR; from the exons ATGCATTCTTTTGGGTACAGAGGGAATGCTCTGCTCACGTTCGCTGTAACGATACTGGCCTTCATGTGCGCGATTGCGTCCTTCTCTGATAACTTCAGTAACCAAACTCCCTCTGCTCAGATCCAG ATATTGAACATCAATTGGTTTCAGAAGCAACCCCATGGAAATGATGAG GTCAGCTTGACACTGAACATAACAGCGGACTTGCAGTCACTCTTCACTTGGAACACTAAGCAG GTGTTCGCTTTTGTAGCAGCAGAGTATAAAACCTCCAAGAATTCCCTAAACCAG GTTTCTCTATGGGATGCCATAATACCAGAGAAGGAGCATGCCAAGTTCTGGATACAAATCTCAAATAAGTACCGTTTCATTGATCAG GGATACAACCTCCGAGGGAAAGATTTCAACTTGACACTGCACTGGCATGTCATGCCCAAGACTGGCAAGATGTTTGCTGACAAAATAGTCATGTCTGGTTATCGTTTACCCGATGCATACAGATGA